One Vallitalea okinawensis genomic window, CCATGATCATGTCTATTTATAATTTCAATAGCTTTAGACAGTGAAAGGTCATCTTTCTGGGGGACATTCAAAGGTTTAGGAAGTTGAAGATCCTCTTTAAATGAATAGAAAAGAAATTTACTTGGAAATGCTAAATGAACTGGTCCATATGGAGGTGTTAAGGCGATATTAATCGCTGTGTTTATTTCTTTTAATACCTCCCAAGGATGATCAATAGTTTTTGAGTATTTTGTAATATGTAATGTTAAATGTTGCTCAATTTGTGCATCATCTAGGCAGTTAATCGTCAATAAAGGAACTTTTGAACGGTACGCATGAGCGATACCATTAATACAACTATCAAAGGAAGCTTCTGTATCTATAAAGCAAATTCCAATTTTATGTGATAGTTTAGCATATTTTAAAGCCGAAAAAATTGCACCTGATTCTCTTTTAAAAGGAATATATTTGATGTTAACGTCTCTAAATATATTATAGATTGTTTTATCAAACTGCGATGAAATTCCATATAAGAAATCAGTTTTGAGTTCTTCTAAGTACAAAGTTAGGGCTTTCCATAACAACATTTTATTAATCAACCCCTTATTAATAAGAGGCATTAATCTTTAATCGATTAATGAACTTATTTAGAATTATGTATATTTGTATTTATCCCAAGTGTTGATTAGTGTAAGAAACCCTTTATTAACAAACTTTATGTATCACCTTAGCTGATGGGCATTAGGTAGATTAAATAGTGACTTATGGCTCAGAGAAAAGGAGCAAAACTCACTGACAGTATTCGGGGGATACATGCCATCAAAGTTTTACTTGATAACTAAACTTCTCAAATTAAATACGCTGATCAACGATACTGAATATTTATTCAATATCATTATGATTGCTTCACATAAGTATTTGATGTGTGAAGTTTTAGTATATAATAATAATAATATGTTTATATTGTAATTTCAAGTCAAATCCTGACTGATAAGAACTTATTTTAAAAAAATACCCTTTTCCGCATAGTAATGCTTATGTGGTCAGCACCATAGATTTCGGTTATAATAGAATTAACTCACATAAAGTGTAATTCATTCAATCGAAGAAATAATATAATGGGATATAAGAAAGTAGGTAATTCTATGGCATACGGAAGTTTATTTCTTGTAGCAACGCCTATTGGCAACTTAGATGATATGACTATTCGTGGTATTAATACATTAAAAGAAGTGGATCTTATTGCATGTGAAGATACACGACATACAAGAAAGCTATTGAATCATTTTGATATACACACATCAACAACAAGTTATCATGAACATAATAAACATGTTAAAGGCAACCAATTGATCAAAGATTTAAAAGATGGAAAAAATTTAGCCTTAGTTACCGATGCAGGTACGCCAGGAATATCCGACCCTGGTGAGGAATTGGTAAAAGCTTGTTTAGATGAAAGTATAACAGTAACATCTTTACCTGGGGCAGTGGCAGCAATTACATCTCTTATCATTTCTGGACAACCTACACGTTATTTTTGTTTTGAAGGTTTCCTGCCTACAGATAAGAAGAAAATGAAAGAAAGATTATCTTTATTAGAAAATGAGACAAGGACTATCATCCTGTATGAAGCACCTCACCGATTAAAACAAACATTGACAAATCTCTACAAAACTCTAGGAAATCGACAAATTTCGATAACTAAGGAGTTAACTAAGAGGCATGAGAAGGTCATTCCAACAACACTCGAAAATAGTTTAATTTATTTTGAAGAGAATGAACCTAGAGGAGAATTTGTTCTCATCATACAAGGCAAAGATTTAAGAAAAATTGAAGAAGAGCAAATAGAAAGCTGGATGACATATGATCTCAATCAACATATGGGTATTTATTTAGATCAAGGACTTAGTAAAAAGGATGCTATGAAAAAAGTTGCTAAGGATAGGGGCATATCCAAGCGTGAGGTATATGCACAGTTAGAAAAAGAGAAAGAAAAAATATAAGAAAAAGAGCAAGGTTTAACCTTGCTCCTGTTTATCTAAAACTTTATTAGCTTATTATTCTTCGATTTTTAAGCCAGCTTGTCTAGCCATGTCAATGATAGATGCTTTAGATACTTTTTTACCTTTGTACTCAATTAAGTCATCCATTTCACCTGTAAAGATGTCAGCTGGTTGATATTTCTTTAAAATAATTCTTTCATCGTCAACGAAAATCTCTAAAGAATCTTTTACATTAATATCGAAATTTCTACGTAATTCGATAGGTAAAACCACTCTTCCTAATTCGTCAACCTTTCTTACGATACCTGTAGACTTCATTTTTTCCACTCCTTCTTCTCTCTTTTATATCTCTTTTTGTAAAAAATTAAAAAAAAATAAAAATTTACTTCGACAATAACTAACAATGTAATAATACCATATATATCAAAATTAGTCAACATAATTTTGATATATTATATAATGCTGCAATTTTGTTAATTGTTAGTAATTCTGATTGTAATATTATGTATTAACAAATCAACACAAAGTAAGTATTTATTCTATTATACGATATTATTTGTCAAACACAAGTGGAGCCTTTAAAAATTCATCATATTGTAATAAATTCTGCAAAATTTTTTAATATTCTCTGTAATACTACAGCAATTTTAATTTTAAGATTGCATCTGGAGGATTTATCTTGTATTTTTAAAGGTGCTTAGAAACCGGGAAATGGGTTAAACGAGGATGTTCTAAAAATATTAATATTACCATAAATATATAATTAAGTAACAAGTTAGTTATGGAGGATACTATTGAATGCTTAATTATATATGGGCGGGAATGATTGTATTAGCCATCATTGTAGCCTCATACAACGGAAGCCTAGATGATGTTACACAAGCAGCTATCGACTCATCTAAAGAAGCTGTAAGCCTTTGCATAACATTATTAGGTGTTATCTCTATGTGGATGGGGCTTATGCGTATTGGTGAAAAAGCCGGATTAATCAGTAGTCTAACCAAAAAAATGAGACCGATTTTACGTTTTTTATTTCCTGATGTACCAGATCATCATCCAGCGCAAAAATATATTGCAACCAATATGATTGCAAATGTTTTAGGTTTAGGATGGGCAGCTACACCACCAGGTTTAGAAGCAATGAAAAGTTTACAAGAGCTCAACAAAGATAAAAAAGTGGCAAGTAAAGCCATGTGTACATTCCTTATTGTCAATATTTCATCAGTGCAAATACTTCCAGTTAATATTTTAGCCTATCGATCTCAATACGGCTCTGCTAATCCATCTGAAATTATTGGTCCAGCCATTGTAGCCACATTAGCTTCTACATTAGCAGGTGTTATCTTTGCTAAAGTTATGGAAAAGGTGGGATAGAATGAAGCTTATAATGTTAATATCAGACTTACTCATTCCCTTAGTTTTCATTTTAATCATCGTATACGGGTTAACAAAAAGGGTAAAGGTCTTCGATGCTTTTGTAGAAGGAGCAGCTGATGGATTCAAAATTGTTTTAAAAATAATGCCAACTCTTATTGGATTAATGGTAGCAGTAGGTATATTTCGAGCATCTGGTGCACTTGGTTTATTGACTGGAGCTCTCAAGCCAGTGAGTGACCTCATGAACTTTCCATCTGAGTTAGTACCTATTGCATTAATGCGAACAGTTTCAGCTTCGGCGACACTGGGCTTAGTTCTAGATATTTTTAGGACATTTGGACCAGATTCAACTATTGGTAGAATGTGCTCCATAATGATGGGGTGTACTGAAACAATTTTATATACCATGTCCATTTATTTTATGACAGTCAATATACGAAAAACCAGATACACACTACCAGGAGCTTTAATAGCTAATCTAGCGGGTATTATCGCTTCTGCCATATTAACCTATAAAATTTTCCCTTAAAAAAATCCAACCTTATTCAATATTTCAATTTTTTATTTCAATATATGAACAAGAAAGGAAAAAAGGTTGATACACTCGTAGAAACTGATTATAATAGGATTAAGAAACATTACCCCAATCAACTAAGTACTTTTTGTGACGTAATCCTATCAATAAACGGAAGAGTGATTTTATGACAAAGAGTGTAGCGAACCAACAATATATTACCGAGATGGAGAAATATAGTTTTGTTGACCCCAAAAAGTGTTATAGCTTCGCTAAATCTGTTTATGAGAAATATTCAGATACAGAGGATAAGAGAATTTGTGCCTATGGTCTTTATTATATGGCTAAGAGTAAAAGACATTTGAATGAGTGGGAAGTTGCAGAAGTTTACATATTAAAAGCTCTAAGGCTTGTTGAAGAAGTAGAACTAAGAATTCATATGTATCTAGAATATACAGCCATTCTTAAAGACTCTAGCAATTATCAATTAGCTTATGAATACTTATATGCGGCCTACGATGAATCATTTAAAATTGGCAGCGAAAAAGAGATATTCCTAAAAATATTTAATTCATTTGGTGTCATGTATGCTGAAGTCGGAGAAACAAAAAAAGCATTAAAGAGCTTTTTACAATGTACGGAATACGTGACAGAAACAGACGTTATACATTACACCATTATTCATCTAAATATTTGTGAAAGCTATATAAAATTAGGTGAGTTAGAACTAGCAAAATTTTATGCTGAAAAAAGTAAGCAAGCGTTAAGTGACAAAAATATATCCGTTGTATGGAGTTATTATTATAATCTTGTAACTCAGATTTACATTAAATTAGAAGATTATCAACAGGCATTAATCCATATAAATGAGGGGATTAAGCTAACGATAAATGATAAAACAAATGATTATATCCAATTTATGAACTACAAAGCTGAAATACTAAAACATCTATGTAAGAAAAAATGTGCCATTGAGTATTATCGATACGCTCTGAAAACGGCTGAAGAAAAAGGTTTTGATCCTGCTATAGAAACAGCCTTAAAAGGCTTAATAGAAATATATGAGTCATTCCAGAACAGTGAAGAACTTATTAAATACCTTAAGTTGTTTTATGATTACCAAAATACAAAAGAGAAACAACGACAGGTTACTCTTAGAAACAGTATGAAATCAGTTGATGAGAAGTTTGAATCCCATAAGAAGGTTATGCGATTGCAACGTCAAAATGAAATGTTACATCGTATGAATAAATCAGTTAAACATATCCATGACTTATGTAAAAATATCTTATTAAAAAGTGAAATGGATTCTGTATTTTCAGAGTTGCATCACAACATCTTATCCTTAACGCAAGCAGATATTTTTGGAATTTGTTTACTCAACGATAGTAAGACTCGCATTATCGTTAACTTCTTTAACTTGGACAAGCGTTCTGCAATTAAAGGTGAGTTACCTTTTGATAAAGAGCAAAATATCATTTCAAAGGTTATTAAAGAAAAAGAGCATCTCTACATTAATGACCTTAAGCAGTACAAAGGTAGCTTTAAAGTGTTAGACTCAAATGATGGTTCCGTAAGTAAAACGACAACCATGCGATCAGTAATTTACATTCCCCTCTATGATGATATGGAGGTATTTGGTGTCATTACAATTCAAAGCAGCCGTGAAAATGCTTATACTCAAGAAGATATTGAGTTGATGGAAATTATTGCGTCCTTTGCATCAGTAGCCATACGTAATCTAACAAAATCCAAACAGCTTAATCGCTTATCAACAAGAGATCCATTGACTAACTTATATAATAGAAGAGCTTTACAAGATAAGGTCCATAATATGACATCAGAACGTGTTGCCATGCTCTTTATCGATATTGACTATTTCAAAGAATACAATGATTATTATGGACACTTGAAAGGTGATGAATGTATTCAAACAGTGGCTAATGTGCTACAAGAAGTATTAGATCAAGAAGACTTTATTGCTAGATATGGTGGTGATGAATTCATTATTGTTCTAAAAGATGCAACCAGTAGATCTCTTATGAAATCAGCAAATGCAGTAAAAGAGAAGATGGATCAGCTGAAGATAGGACATAAGAATTCAAAAATTACTAATCATGTGACACTGAGCATCGGTGCCGCCAATATGCAGTTGACTGAGGAGAGCTCCATTGACGACATATTACATATAACCGATAAAGCTCTATACGAAGCAAAAGCTAGAGGCAGAAACCAAATAGCCTTCTTGTTTGGATAATTAAGTGTTAAGCATATAAAGTAAGAAACAAGCATATGAAAAATGACTTTCATATGCTTGTTTTTTATATACCTCTGACCTCAACTCTTTTAAAGAGGGAGGTCAGATGCTCCTGCCAACTTATTAGTGTTTCAGGTTCGTAGGCCGAGAACTGACAATTTTGACCTTCTTGATAACGGTATTGCTGTAAACAGAAGCGATCACAACCATTGATCTCCTCAGATATAGCTTCAAGATCTTCAAGATCATGTAAATCTTTCATAATCGTTGTACGAAATTCATGAGATATACCGCTAGCTTTTATAAGTTGAATGGACTCTTTGATTTTGCTGTAATCAAGAGCCTTAAGTCCACAAGTCTTGGCATACTTACTGGGACTATTCTTTATATCCATAGCAATGTAATCTACAAGATTATCTTCTATAAGGTTTTGTAAGATAGAAGGAGAATAGCCGTTGGTATCTAATTTCACCTTCATACCCAATTTTTTCACTTCCCTAATAAAGGGAAGTAAATTCTTTTGTAAAGTAGCTTCTCCGCCAGTTATGCAGACGCCATCAATAAGACCTTGTCTTTTTTTCAGATGGGCTAAAATAACATCAGTTTGTATGATCTCATCAGAGCCTTCATCTAAGATAAGGGAAGGGTTATGACAAAAAGGACAATTAAAGTTACAACCACTTGTAAAAACAGTAGAAGCTATATTACCTGGAAAATCCAGAAGAGAAGTTTTAATAAAACCTTGTATGTTCACTAACTCACCTGAAAAGTTTGGCGCTCAGCATATTCTTCACGCTTACCTTTATTCCAGTTTTGAACAGGACGATGGAAACCAACGATTCTAGTCCAAACCTCTGCATCTTTCTGGCAAGTTGGGCAATTAAAATGTTCACCAGAAATATACCCATGATCTGGGCAGACAGAGAATGTAGGTGATACCGTAAAATAGGGTATTTTATAGTTAGTCATGACTTTCTTAATGAGCATCTTACATGTTTCGATGTCTTCGATACGCTCACCTAAGAAACCATGAAATACTGTTCCACCAGTATATTTTGTTTGAAGATCTTCTTGAAGCTCAAGGGCATCAAAGAGATCAGGAGTAAATCCAACAGGCAATTGGGAGCTGTTAGTGTAATAAGGTTCATCTTCACCTGCTACCAAGATATCCTTAAATTTAGCTTGATCCAAGCGAGCAAGTCGGTAGCCTGTACCCTCAGCTGGTGTAGCTTCTAAATTATATAGATGACCTGTTTCTTCCTGATAATCAGAAATTACTTCACGCATATAGTCAAGAACTTTATTAGCAAAGGCTTGTCCAGCTTCTGATGTTATGTCTTCTTTACCATTAAAGAAGTTAAGGATACATTCATTCATACCATTAATACCAATGGTACTGAAGTGATTTTTCCAATAAACACCGAAGCGTTCATGAACTGTTTTTAAGTAATGGCGACTATAGGGGTAAAGTCCCATTAATGTATTTTTTTCAATAACTTGTCGTTTCGTCTCTAAAGATGACTTAGCAAGCTCCATTAGACGATGTAGTTCTTCATAGAATTTATTCTCTTCTCTATATAAATAGCCTAAACGCGGTAAATTAATGGTTACAACGCCAATACTACCTGTTAGAGGATTAGCTCCAAAGAGACCACCGCCTCTTTTTCGTAATTCACGATTGTCCAATCGTAAACGGCAGCACATGGAACGTGCATCTTCAGGTGACATATCTGAATTAACGAAGTTGGCGAAGTAAGGAATACCGTATTTAGCTGTCATCTCCATGACTTTATCAATAACAGGATTACCCCAGTCAAAATCGCCGGTTATATTATAGGTTGGAATTGGGAAAGTGAAGATCCTACCTTTGGCATCACCAGCCATCATAATTTCACAAAAAGCTTTGTTAATCATGTTCATTTCCTCTTGGAATTCCCCATAGGTATGATCCTGAATGAGTTCTCCACCTATAATAACAGGTTGGTCAGTAAGAGTTCTAGGACATTCCAAATCCATGGTTAGATTAACAAAAGGCGTTTGGAAACCAACTCTTGTTGGAACATTTAAATTAAAAATAAATTCTTGCATGCTTTGTTTAACTTCTTC contains:
- a CDS encoding nucleoside recognition domain-containing protein, whose amino-acid sequence is MLNYIWAGMIVLAIIVASYNGSLDDVTQAAIDSSKEAVSLCITLLGVISMWMGLMRIGEKAGLISSLTKKMRPILRFLFPDVPDHHPAQKYIATNMIANVLGLGWAATPPGLEAMKSLQELNKDKKVASKAMCTFLIVNISSVQILPVNILAYRSQYGSANPSEIIGPAIVATLASTLAGVIFAKVMEKVG
- a CDS encoding ribonucleoside triphosphate reductase encodes the protein MLTNIVKRDGSIRPFNQEKIKNAIYCSLVTSNKDRKLIQLQNLSQAICDKVVYKLNRNEHDGQAPTVEEIQDLVEDTLIEMGEKEAAKEYILYRFKHKEIREGKIALLDAEKMVTDYVTQHDWRVKENANMGFSLQGLNNHMISEVTKNFWLTRIYNENIRHAHVDGDLHIHDLGLLSTYCCGWSLEDLLLKGFGGVEGKIESSPAKHFKTALGQLVNFFYTLQGEAAGAQAFSSFDTYMAPFLRFDELSYEEVKQSMQEFIFNLNVPTRVGFQTPFVNLTMDLECPRTLTDQPVIIGGELIQDHTYGEFQEEMNMINKAFCEIMMAGDAKGRIFTFPIPTYNITGDFDWGNPVIDKVMEMTAKYGIPYFANFVNSDMSPEDARSMCCRLRLDNRELRKRGGGLFGANPLTGSIGVVTINLPRLGYLYREENKFYEELHRLMELAKSSLETKRQVIEKNTLMGLYPYSRHYLKTVHERFGVYWKNHFSTIGINGMNECILNFFNGKEDITSEAGQAFANKVLDYMREVISDYQEETGHLYNLEATPAEGTGYRLARLDQAKFKDILVAGEDEPYYTNSSQLPVGFTPDLFDALELQEDLQTKYTGGTVFHGFLGERIEDIETCKMLIKKVMTNYKIPYFTVSPTFSVCPDHGYISGEHFNCPTCQKDAEVWTRIVGFHRPVQNWNKGKREEYAERQTFQVS
- a CDS encoding spore maturation protein, with product MKLIMLISDLLIPLVFILIIVYGLTKRVKVFDAFVEGAADGFKIVLKIMPTLIGLMVAVGIFRASGALGLLTGALKPVSDLMNFPSELVPIALMRTVSASATLGLVLDIFRTFGPDSTIGRMCSIMMGCTETILYTMSIYFMTVNIRKTRYTLPGALIANLAGIIASAILTYKIFP
- a CDS encoding diguanylate cyclase domain-containing protein, whose amino-acid sequence is MTKSVANQQYITEMEKYSFVDPKKCYSFAKSVYEKYSDTEDKRICAYGLYYMAKSKRHLNEWEVAEVYILKALRLVEEVELRIHMYLEYTAILKDSSNYQLAYEYLYAAYDESFKIGSEKEIFLKIFNSFGVMYAEVGETKKALKSFLQCTEYVTETDVIHYTIIHLNICESYIKLGELELAKFYAEKSKQALSDKNISVVWSYYYNLVTQIYIKLEDYQQALIHINEGIKLTINDKTNDYIQFMNYKAEILKHLCKKKCAIEYYRYALKTAEEKGFDPAIETALKGLIEIYESFQNSEELIKYLKLFYDYQNTKEKQRQVTLRNSMKSVDEKFESHKKVMRLQRQNEMLHRMNKSVKHIHDLCKNILLKSEMDSVFSELHHNILSLTQADIFGICLLNDSKTRIIVNFFNLDKRSAIKGELPFDKEQNIISKVIKEKEHLYINDLKQYKGSFKVLDSNDGSVSKTTTMRSVIYIPLYDDMEVFGVITIQSSRENAYTQEDIELMEIIASFASVAIRNLTKSKQLNRLSTRDPLTNLYNRRALQDKVHNMTSERVAMLFIDIDYFKEYNDYYGHLKGDECIQTVANVLQEVLDQEDFIARYGGDEFIIVLKDATSRSLMKSANAVKEKMDQLKIGHKNSKITNHVTLSIGAANMQLTEESSIDDILHITDKALYEAKARGRNQIAFLFG
- a CDS encoding AbrB/MazE/SpoVT family DNA-binding domain-containing protein — translated: MKSTGIVRKVDELGRVVLPIELRRNFDINVKDSLEIFVDDERIILKKYQPADIFTGEMDDLIEYKGKKVSKASIIDMARQAGLKIEE
- the rsmI gene encoding 16S rRNA (cytidine(1402)-2'-O)-methyltransferase, coding for MAYGSLFLVATPIGNLDDMTIRGINTLKEVDLIACEDTRHTRKLLNHFDIHTSTTSYHEHNKHVKGNQLIKDLKDGKNLALVTDAGTPGISDPGEELVKACLDESITVTSLPGAVAAITSLIISGQPTRYFCFEGFLPTDKKKMKERLSLLENETRTIILYEAPHRLKQTLTNLYKTLGNRQISITKELTKRHEKVIPTTLENSLIYFEENEPRGEFVLIIQGKDLRKIEEEQIESWMTYDLNQHMGIYLDQGLSKKDAMKKVAKDRGISKREVYAQLEKEKEKI
- a CDS encoding anaerobic ribonucleoside-triphosphate reductase activating protein gives rise to the protein MNIQGFIKTSLLDFPGNIASTVFTSGCNFNCPFCHNPSLILDEGSDEIIQTDVILAHLKKRQGLIDGVCITGGEATLQKNLLPFIREVKKLGMKVKLDTNGYSPSILQNLIEDNLVDYIAMDIKNSPSKYAKTCGLKALDYSKIKESIQLIKASGISHEFRTTIMKDLHDLEDLEAISEEINGCDRFCLQQYRYQEGQNCQFSAYEPETLISWQEHLTSLFKRVEVRGI